The Medicago truncatula cultivar Jemalong A17 chromosome 4, MtrunA17r5.0-ANR, whole genome shotgun sequence genome includes a region encoding these proteins:
- the LOC11427129 gene encoding putative pentatricopeptide repeat-containing protein At5g37570, translated as MSITTSTFFILPLNQFLNNAKNISHLKQIHALFLKHLPQNAPHHFFDRLLFRVLHFSAEKSNLYYAHKLFDTMPNCSNCFIWTSLIRAFLSHHTHFRHCISTFAIMHQKGILPSGFTFSSVLNACGRVPAVFEGKQVHARLVQSGFLGNKIVQTALLDMYAKCGYVCDARDVFDGMVDRDVVAWTAMICGYAKAGRMVDARLLFDNMGERNSFTWTTMVAGYANYGDMKAAMELYDVMNGKEEVTWVAMIAGYGKLGNVSEARRIFDEIPVPLNPSTCAALLACYAQNGHAREAIEMYEKMRRAKIKVTDVAMVGAISACAQLRDIRMSNLLTYDIEEGFCEKTHIVSNALIHMQSKCGNIDLAWREFNIMRNRDLYTYSAMIAAFAEHGKSQDAIDLFLKMQQEGLTPNQVTFVGVLNACSTSGLIEEGCRFFQIMTGVYGIEPLPEHYTCMVDLLGRAGQLEKAYSLIKENSTSADATTWGSLLAACRVYGNVELGEIAARHLFEIDPTDSGNYVLLANTYASNDKWERAEEVKKLMSKKGMKKPSGYSWIQRETKGQYQEEARCLIVSAS; from the exons ATGAGTATCACCACTTCAACATTCTTTATTCTTCCTTTAAACCAATTCCTCAACAATGCCAAAAACATTTCTCATCTTAAACAAATCCATGCACTTTTTCTCAAACACCTCCCTCAAAACGCACCTCATCACTTTTTTGATCGTCTGCTATTTCGGGTTCTCCACTTCAGTGCTGAAAAATCCAATCTTTACTATGCCCACAAACTGTTTGATACAATGCCAAACTGCTCCAATTGTTTCATTTGGACTTCTCTCATTCGCGCATTCCTTTCCCATCACACTCATTTTCGCCATTGCATTTCCACCTTCGCTATAATGCACCAAAAAGGGATTTTGCCGTCTGGTTTCACATTCTCTTCGGTTCTCAATGCTTGTGGGCGTGTCCCTGCTGTGTTCGAAGGGAAACAAGTTCATGCAAGGTTGGTCCAGTCGGGGTTTCTTGGAAACAAGATTGTGCAAACTGCATTACTGGACATGTATGCAAAATGTGGCTATGTATGTGATGCACGTGACGTGTTTGATGGAATGGTTGACAGAGATGTTGTTGCATGGACAGCTATGATTTGTGGGTATGCCAAGGCGGGGAGAATGGTTGATGCAAGGTTGCTGTTTGATAACATGGGGGAAAGGAATTCTTTTACTTGGACTACTATGGTTGCTGGATATGCAAACTATGGAGACATGAAAGCTGCCATGGAATTGTATGATGTCATGAATGGCAAGGAGGAGGTCACGTGGGTTGCAATGATAGCTGGGTATGGGAAGTTGGGGAATGTGAGTGAAGCTAGAAGGATATTTGATGAAATACCAGTGCCATTGAATCCATCAACTTGTGCGGCATTGCTGGCTTGTTATGCCCAAAATGGACATGCTAGGGAAGCTATAGAGATGTATGAGAAAATGAGACGAGCAAAGATTAAAGTCACTGATGTGGCAATGGTGGGTGCCATATCAGCTTGTGCTCAACTTAGGGACATTAGAATGTCTAACTTGCTAACATACGATATCGAGGAGGGTTTTTGTG AAAAGACACATATTGTTTCCAATGCATTAATCCACATGCAATCAAAGTGTGGAAATATAGACTTGGCATGGAGGGAGTTCAATATAATGAGAAACAGAGATTTGTATACTTACAGTGCAATGATTGCAGCTTTTGCTGAGCATGGGAAATCACAAGATGCTATAGATCTTTTCTTGAAGATGCAGCAGGAAGGTTTAACGCCAAACCAAGTTACATTTGTTGGGGTCCTCAATGCATGTAGCACTTCAGGTCTAATTGAGGAAGGTTGTAGGTTTTTTCAGATTATGACTGGGGTGTATGGTATTGAGCCCTTACCCGAGCATTATACTTGCATGGTTGATCTTCTTGGTAGGGCCGGGCAATTGGAAAAAGCATACAGTCTCATAAAGGAGAATTCAACTAGTGCTGATGCAACAACTTGGGGTTCTTTATTAGCAGCTTGCCGGGTTTATGGCAATGTGGAATTGGGTGAGATTGCTGCCAGACATCTCTTTGAGATTGACCCTACAGATTCTGGAAATTATGTTCTTCTAGCAAACACTTATGCATCAAATGATAAATGGGAGCGTGCAGAAGAAGTTAAGAAGTTGATGAGTAAAAAGGGAATGAAAAAACCTTCGGGGTATAGCTGGATTCAAAGAGAGACCAAAGGACAGTATCAAGAAGAAGCACGTTGCTTGATAGTTTCAGCCAGTTAG
- the LOC11437588 gene encoding cytochrome b561 and DOMON domain-containing protein At5g47530, which produces MLRLTLALCVLSSIILTSSAQTQSCKNQTFSDNRAFTTCRDLPQLTSYLHWSYDETSGKLDIAYIHTGITATNRWVAWAINPSRNLDPAMIGAQALVAIPQASGSPKAYTSNIIDTSTRLQEGTISYPVSGLSATYQNNEVTIFATLTLPNGTTSFVHVWQDGVLSSDSTPQEHSHESSHQNSKEVLDLVSGTSQAASGIGSRQRRRNTHGVLNAISWGILMPTGAVIARYLKVFKSADPAWFYLHITCQVSAYIVGLSGFGTGLKLGSDSVGITYDTHRALAIVLVTLATLQVFALFLRPNKDHKLRFYWNIYHHVVGYVTISISIVNVFKGFEALGDFVGDRYKNWKHAYIGIIGALGGIAVLLEAYTWMVCMKRKKAENKTSDGVNGANGHGSSTL; this is translated from the exons ATGTTGAGGCTTACGTTGGCCTTGTGTGTTTTGAGTAGCATAATTTTGACATCCTCAGCTCAAACTCAATCTTGTAAAAACCAAACATTCTCAGACAACAGAGCGTTCACAACATGTCGTGATCTTCCACAGTTAACCTCGTACCTCCACTGGTCATACGATGAAACAAGTGGCAAATTAGACATAGCATACATACATACTGGAATAACTGCAACAAATAGGTGGGTTGCTTGGGCCATCAATCCAAGCAGAAATCTTGACCCAGCCATGATCGGAGCACAAGCTTTGGTGGCTATTCCACAAGCCAGTGGAAGCCCAAAAGCCTATACTTCAAACATTATAGACACAAGCACACGGTTGCAAGAAGGAACCATTAGTTATCCTGTTTCTGGGTTGTCTGCCACGTATCAGAATAACGAGGTTACTATTTTTGCTACTTTGACCCTTCCAAATGGAACAACCTCTTTTGTTCATGTATGGCAAGATGGAGTTCTCTCTTCTGATTCTACTCCTCAAGAACATAGCCATGAATCTTCTCACCAAAACTCCAAGGAAGTCTTGGATCTTGTTTCTGGTACCTCCCAAGCTGCAAGTGGGATTGGTTCGcgtcaaagaagaagaaat ACACATGGAGTACTAAATGCTATTAGTTGGGGAATCTTGATGCCAACGGGAGCAGTAATAGCAAGGTATTTGAAGGTGTTCAaatctgcagaccctgcttggTTCTATCTTCACATAACTTGTCAAGTCTCTGCCTACATAGTTGGATTATCTGGTTTTGGTACTGGTCTCAAACTCGGTAGTGATTCAGTGGGTATTACATACGACACTCATAGAGCACTTGCTATTGTTCTTGTAACCTTGGCAACTCTTCAAGTGTTTGCTCTATTTTTGAGGCCAAACAAAGACCATAAGTTGAGATTTTACTGGAATATCTACCACCACGTTGTAGGGTATGTTACCATAAGCATTAGCATTGTAAACGTTTTCAAAGGGTTTGAAGCATTGGGAGATTTTGTAGGGGATCGTTACAAGAACTGGAAGCATGCTTACATTGGTATTATTGGTGCTTTGGGGGGCATTGCTGTCCTTTTGGAAGCTTACACGTGGATGGTATGCATGAAGAGGAAGAAAGCAGAGAACAAGACTTCAGATGGTGTTAATGGAGCAAATGGCCATGGTTCTTCTACCCTTTAA
- the LOC11441080 gene encoding F-box/LRR-repeat protein 2: MRLSKLVAFRNTERKGRRRRRRNTTVTAVNNCYLSDNCWEYVFTFLINDNPRYLKSLSTVSKQFLSVTKLFSLIILYQTCTFLPRLFQRFTYITYLDLSSYNGDLNALLCQIPFPLNITSLNLSNQPIIPATGLRAFSQNITTLNSLICSNIASLRNNDLVLISDCFPFLEELDFSSSNPFASRDFDMNVWVKTMAMVLPKLRKVNLSGYYNIDDSSLLHLCKNCEFLEEVMMLKCPFLTHDGVASAIRERPTLKSLSVRWRTNGSHDNIGSNFIGSLVSLNGLTCLNLSSLRISDELLFSIAMGGLPLRRLVLQNCTGYNYVGIYSLLSKCRIQHLDLQNATFMNDHDVAELSLFLGDLVSINLSECSMLTDSAMFALVRNCPSLIEVKMEHTSLGEKSVDNSNFSMDCVLNHQLKSLHLACNFQLLNENIILFASIFPNLQFLDLSSCHNISEEGICEVLRRCCKVRHLNLAYCSRVKLLRINFKVPELEVFNLSHTCVDDETLYMISKNCCGLLQLFLENCDEVTENGVKHVVENCTQLREVDLGVVIM; encoded by the coding sequence atgagGTTGAGTAAACTGGTTGCTTTCAGAAACacagaaagaaaaggaagaagaagaagacgaagaaaCACAACTGTGACAGCtgtaaataattgttatttatctgATAATTGTTGGGAATATGTCTTCACATTTCTGATCAACGACAATCCTCGCTACTTGAAATCTCTCTCAACCGTCTCCAAACAGTTTCTCTCAGTCACCAAACTCTTCTCTCTAATTATCCTCTATCAAACTTGCACTTTCCTCCCTCGTCTCTTCCAAAGGTTCACCTACATTACCTACCTTGATCTTAGTTCCTACAACGGTGACCTCAACGCACTTCTCTGCCAAATACCTTTTCCATTAAATATCACTTCGCTCAATCTCTCCAACCAACCTATCATCCCCGCTACTGGCTTACGAGCTTTCTCCCAAAATATTACAACTTTGAATTCTCTCATTTGTTCCAACATTGCTTCTCTACGTAACAATGACCTTGTTCTTATTTCTGATTGCTTCCCTTTCCTTGAAGAACTTGACTTCAGTAGTAGTAATCCTTTCGCTAGTAGAGATTTTGATATGAATGTTTGGGTAAAGACTATGGCAATGGTGCTTCCTAAGCTCCGCAAGGTTAATCTCTCGGGTTATTATAATATAGACGACTCGTCACTTTTGCATTTATGTAAGAATTGTGAGTTTCTTGAAGAGGTTATGATGTTGAAATGTCCATTTTTAACTCATGATGGTGTCGCTTCTGCTATCCGTGAGAGACCTACTTTGAAGTCTCTATCCGTTAGATGGAGAACAAATGGAAGCCATGACAACATTGGTTCAAACTTCATTGGCTCGTTGGTGAGTTTGAATGGCTTAACTTGTCTTAATTTGTCGTCTTTGCGCATCTCGGATGAATTGCTTTTTTCTATTGCAATGGGAGGTCTTCCTTTGAGAAGACTTGTCCTCCAAAATTGCACCGGCTATAATTATGTTGGAATATACTCTTTGTTATCCAAGTGTCGTATACAACATTTGGATCTTCAAAATGCCACGTTTATGAATGATCACGATGTCGCAGAGTTGTCTTTGTTTCTTGGTGATTTGGTGTCTATAAACCTTAGTGAATGTAGCATGCTCACAGACTCGGCCATGTTTGCACTCGTTAGGAATTGTCCTTCACTTATTGAGGTCAAAATGGAACACACAAGTTTGGGGGAAAAGAGTGTAGATAATTCTAATTTTTCGATGGATTGTGTTTTAAACCATCAATTAAAGTCACTCCATTTAGCTTGCAATTTTCAGTTACTAAATGAAAACATCATATTGTTTGCTTCCATTTTCCCCAATTTGCAATTTCTTGATTTGAGCTCCTGCCATAACATATCTGAAGAAGGTATTTGTGAAGTTCTAAGGAGATGTTGTAAGGTTAGACATTTGAATTTAGCCTACTGTTCAAGAGTGAAACTACTTAGAATAAACTTTAAAGTTCCTGAATTAGAGGTGTTTAACTTGTCACATACATGTGTTGATGATGAAACACTCTATATGATCTCAAAGAATTGTTGTGGGCTTTTACAACTGTTTCTGGAAAATTGTGATGAAGTCACAGAGAATGGTGTGAAACATGTAGTCGAAAACTGCACACAACTCAGAGAAGTCGATTTGGGGGTTGTGATAATGTGA
- the LOC11439575 gene encoding scarecrow-like protein 13, giving the protein MQMSQQRPNSSGLGFYHQPAQGIYLQTNLCGDRDGSSSQGTDLSFETYKPQRFTLESYPEITGFIDCDSPSYASVSSNRTPFSPQESQSCHSDHHQSPDNTYGSPISGMSSVDDGNDLKHKLREIENSLLGPEDFDIVDSYGSCMETNLHGASPSAKYNWDLIAENIPKLDMKEVLLLCAQAVSDGDIPTARGWMDNVLVKMVSVAGDPIQRLSAYLLEGLRARLELSGSLIYKSLKCEQPTSKELMTYMHMLYQICPYFKFAYISANAVISEAMANESRIHIIDFQIAQGTQWQMLIEALARRPGGPPFIRITGVDDSQSFHARGGGLQIVGEQLSNFARSRGVLFEFHSAAMSGCEVQRENLRVSPGEALAVNFPFSLHHMPDESVSIENHRDRLLRLVKSLSPKVVTLVEQESNTNTSPFFQRFVETMDFYTAMFESIDVACTKDDKKRISVEQNCVARDIVNMIACEGIERVERHEVFGKWRSRFSMAGFRQCQLSSSVMHSVQNMLKDFHQNYWLEHRDGALYLGWMKRAMATSSAWMC; this is encoded by the coding sequence ATGCAAATGTCTCAGCAAAGGCCAAATTCATCTGGTCTCGGTTTCTATCACCAACCTGCTCAGGGCATTTACCTACAAACCAATCTATGTGGTGATAGAGATGGTAGCAGCAGCCAGGGAACTGATCTTTCTTTCGAAACCTACAAGCCGCAACGCTTCACCCTGGAATCATACCCAGAAATCACCGGTTTCATTGACTGTGATTCTCCTTCCTATGCCAGTGTATCCTCTAACAGGACTCCATTTTCTCCACAAGAGTCTCAATCATGCCATTCAGATCACCACCAATCACCTGACAACACCTATGGATCCCCGATAAGTGGTATGTCCAGTGTTGACGATGGGAATGATTTGAAGCACAAACTTAGAGAAATAGAGAATTCATTGTTGGGGCCTGAGGATTTTGATATTGTTGACAGTTACGGCAGCTGCATGGAGACTAACCTCCACGGAGCATCTCCATCAGCTAAATATAATTGGGATCTGATTGCTGAAAACATTCCAAAGCTTGACATGAAAGAAGTCCTCTTGCTATGTGCACAAGCTGTCTCTGATGGTGATATTCCAACAGCAAGAGGCTGGATGGACAATGTATTGGTGAAGATGGTATCGGTTGCTGGCGATCCAATCCAGAGGTTAAGTGCTTACTTGTTGGAAGGGCTTAGAGCAAGATTAGAATTGTCTGGAAGCTTGATCTACAAGTCGTTGAAATGTGAACAACCAACGAGCAAAGAGCTAATGACTTACATGCACATGCTGTATCAGATTTGTCCATATTTTAAGTTTGCATACATATCTGCAAATGCTGTTATTTCTGAAGCAATGGCAAATGAATCCAGGATTCATATAATTGATTTCCAAATCGCACAGGGAACACAATGGCAAATGCTTATTGAAGCGCTCGCACGTAGGCCCGGTGGACCACCTTTTATTCGAATAACAGGGGTCGATGATTCACAATCATTTCATGCGCGCGGTGGAGGACTTCAGATTGTAGGAGAACAACTTTCAAACTTTGCCAGGTCTCGTGGAGTTCTGTTTGAGTTCCACAGCGCTGCAATGTCCGGTTGCGAAGTTCAACGTGAAAATCTTAGAGTTAGTCCTGGAGAAGCCCTCGCCGTAAATTTTCCCTTTAGTTTGCACCATATGCCGGATGAAAGTGTAAGCATAGAGAATCATAGAGACAGATTGTTGAGATTGGTTAAGAGTTTGTCGCCAAAGGTTGTTACCCTTGTTGAGCAAGAATCCAACACAAATACTTCTCCTTTCTTTCAAAGGTTTGTGGAGACAATGGATTTTTACACAGCTATGTTTGAATCAATAGATGTTGCTTGCACCAAAGACGATAAGAAGCGGATTAGTGTGGAGCAGAACTGTGTGGCACGGGACATTGTCAACATGATAGCCTGTGAGGGGATTGAGAGGGTGGAGAGGCATGAAGTTTTTGGGAAGTGGAGGTCGAGATTTTCCATGGCAGGATTTAGACAATGCCAATTGAGTTCTTCAGTGATGCATTCTGTCCAAAATATGTTGAAGGACTTCCATCAAAATTATTGGCTTGAACATAGAGATGGTGCTCTCTATCTTGGTTGGATGAAAAGAGCTATGGCCACTTCTTCTGCTTGGATGTGTTAG